One Amorphoplanes digitatis genomic window carries:
- a CDS encoding cellulose binding domain-containing protein, which translates to MRRPYITLAVAALLVGATTFVAQAAGRPPAAGAAAVAAADTYAWKNVRIDGGGFVPGLIFNRAEKNLIYARTDIGGAYRWNQAGQNWVPLLDWAGQDNWGYNGVLSIATDPVAPDRVYAAVGMYTNSWDPNNGAILRSTNRGASWQVTRLPFKNGGNMPGRGMGERLAVDPHDNSHVFFAAEGGNGLWRSTDYGATWAKVTAFPNAGNYVQDPADTNGYLSQNQGLTWVTFDDVTRDVYVGVADKANPVYRSTDGGVTWSRIAGQPTGYLAHKGVLDSVNHYLYIATSDTGGPYDGGKGQVARYNTVTGEWTDVSPVKLSAGDDLYFGYSGLTVDRQKPGTLIVATQISWWPDAIFFRSTDSGATWTRIWDWNGYPSQTKRYTMDISANPWLDFNTNPQPPEATPKLGWMNESVEIDPFDSNRMLYGTGATVYATTQLTNWDSNTTFTIRPMAKGLEETAVLDLASPPSGAPLVSALGDIGGFHHADLDAVPATFHDQPSLGSNTSLDFAELNPQVFVRVGNADAAPHIGVSSDGGKNWYAGQEPAGVTGGGSVAVSADANAVVWAPAGAQVHYSTTRGSSWTLSTGLPAGAKVESDRVNPKTFYGYAAGKFYRSTDGGVTFTASAAAMPSTGRVNFHAVPGKAGDVWLAGETGLLHSTDSGATFAAVAGVTAGINVAFGKAAPGAAYPAVFLVGTAGGVAGVFRSDDGGASWVRINDDAHQYGNAGDALAGDPRVYGRVYLGTNGRGILYADRLGGTTSPSPSPSTSSPSPSPSVSSPSPSPSTPAPASGCAATYRITGSWQGGFQGEVTVRNTGTAATKSWTVGWTFTAGQTLSQVWGGTGGQSGTAVTVRDAGWNGAVAPNATATLGFIASWTGSNPVPAPISCAATS; encoded by the coding sequence TTGCGACGCCCATACATCACCCTGGCGGTCGCCGCACTGCTGGTCGGTGCGACGACCTTCGTGGCGCAGGCGGCCGGCCGTCCTCCGGCCGCCGGTGCCGCCGCGGTCGCGGCCGCCGACACGTACGCCTGGAAGAACGTGCGTATCGACGGCGGCGGCTTCGTGCCCGGCCTGATCTTCAACCGCGCCGAGAAGAACCTGATCTACGCGCGCACCGACATCGGCGGCGCGTACCGCTGGAATCAGGCCGGTCAGAACTGGGTGCCGCTGCTGGACTGGGCCGGCCAGGACAACTGGGGCTACAACGGAGTGCTCAGCATCGCCACCGACCCGGTCGCGCCCGACCGGGTCTACGCGGCCGTCGGCATGTACACGAACAGCTGGGATCCCAACAACGGCGCCATCCTGCGCTCCACCAACCGCGGCGCGAGCTGGCAGGTCACCCGCCTGCCGTTCAAGAACGGCGGCAACATGCCGGGCCGCGGCATGGGCGAGCGGCTGGCCGTCGACCCGCACGACAACAGCCACGTCTTCTTCGCCGCCGAGGGCGGCAACGGCCTGTGGCGCAGCACCGACTACGGCGCCACCTGGGCGAAGGTCACCGCGTTCCCCAACGCCGGCAACTACGTGCAGGATCCCGCCGACACCAACGGCTACCTGAGCCAGAACCAGGGCCTGACCTGGGTGACCTTCGACGACGTGACCCGCGACGTCTACGTCGGCGTCGCCGACAAGGCGAACCCGGTCTACCGCTCCACCGACGGCGGCGTCACCTGGTCCCGCATCGCCGGGCAGCCGACCGGCTACCTGGCGCACAAGGGCGTGCTGGACTCGGTCAACCACTACCTGTACATCGCCACCAGCGACACCGGCGGCCCGTACGACGGGGGCAAGGGCCAGGTCGCGCGGTACAACACGGTGACGGGTGAGTGGACCGACGTCAGCCCGGTCAAGCTCAGCGCCGGCGACGACCTCTACTTCGGATACTCCGGCCTGACCGTCGACCGGCAGAAGCCCGGGACGCTGATCGTCGCCACCCAGATCTCCTGGTGGCCCGACGCGATCTTCTTCCGCAGCACCGACAGCGGGGCGACCTGGACGCGGATCTGGGACTGGAACGGCTACCCGAGCCAGACCAAGCGTTACACGATGGACATCTCGGCGAATCCTTGGCTGGACTTCAACACCAACCCGCAGCCGCCCGAGGCGACACCCAAGCTCGGCTGGATGAACGAGTCCGTCGAGATCGACCCGTTCGACTCCAACCGGATGCTCTACGGCACCGGCGCCACCGTCTACGCCACCACCCAGCTCACCAACTGGGACAGCAACACCACGTTCACCATCCGGCCGATGGCCAAGGGGCTCGAGGAGACCGCGGTCCTCGACCTGGCCAGCCCGCCGTCGGGCGCCCCGCTGGTCAGCGCCCTCGGCGACATCGGCGGCTTCCACCACGCCGACCTCGACGCGGTGCCGGCGACCTTCCACGACCAGCCGAGCCTGGGCAGCAACACCAGCCTCGACTTCGCCGAGCTGAACCCGCAGGTCTTCGTGCGGGTCGGCAACGCCGACGCGGCGCCGCACATCGGCGTCTCCAGCGACGGCGGCAAGAACTGGTACGCGGGCCAGGAGCCCGCCGGCGTCACCGGCGGCGGCTCGGTGGCCGTCTCGGCCGACGCCAACGCGGTGGTCTGGGCGCCGGCCGGCGCCCAGGTGCACTACTCCACCACCCGCGGCAGCTCGTGGACCCTGTCGACGGGCCTGCCTGCCGGCGCGAAGGTGGAGAGCGACCGGGTCAACCCCAAGACCTTCTACGGGTACGCGGCGGGCAAGTTCTACCGCAGCACCGACGGCGGGGTCACCTTCACCGCCTCGGCCGCCGCGATGCCCTCGACCGGCCGGGTCAACTTCCACGCCGTGCCCGGCAAGGCCGGCGACGTCTGGCTGGCCGGCGAGACCGGGCTGCTGCACTCCACCGACTCGGGCGCCACCTTCGCGGCGGTGGCCGGAGTGACCGCGGGCATCAACGTCGCCTTCGGCAAGGCGGCGCCGGGCGCCGCGTACCCCGCGGTCTTCCTGGTCGGCACCGCCGGCGGCGTGGCGGGCGTGTTCCGCTCCGACGACGGCGGCGCCTCCTGGGTGCGGATCAACGACGACGCGCACCAGTACGGCAACGCGGGCGACGCGCTCGCCGGCGACCCCCGGGTGTACGGCCGCGTCTACCTCGGCACCAACGGCCGCGGCATCCTCTACGCCGACCGCCTGGGCGGCACGACCTCGCCGTCGCCGAGCCCGTCCACCTCCTCGCCGTCACCGTCCCCGTCGGTCTCGTCGCCGTCCCCCTCGCCGTCCACGCCGGCACCCGCCTCGGGCTGCGCGGCGACCTACCGGATCACCGGGTCCTGGCAGGGCGGCTTCCAGGGCGAGGTGACCGTCAGGAACACCGGCACCGCGGCGACCAAGTCCTGGACCGTCGGCTGGACCTTCACCGCCGGGCAGACCCTGTCCCAGGTGTGGGGCGGCACCGGCGGACAGAGCGGCACCGCGGTCACCGTCCGCGACGCCGGCTGGAACGGTGCCGTGGCACCGAACGCCACCGCCACGCTCGGCTTCATCGCCTCGTGGACCGGCAGCAACCCCGTCCCCGCGCCGATCTCCTGTGCGGCCACGTCATGA
- a CDS encoding cellulase family glycosylhydrolase, with protein MRRRRLFGGLAALVVAVTGVVAVAAQPAQAAAGFTVSGSRILEANGNNFVMRGVNHAHTWYQDRTPQALADIKALGANTVRIVLGSGQRWGPDNAANVSAVITQCKANRLICVLEAHDTTGYGEQSGAATLAQAVDYWISIKSALAGQERYVILNIGNEPYGNTNAAAWVADTKNAITRLRAAGFEHSIMVDAPNWGQDWQFTMRDNAASVFATDPQRNTIFSIHMYGVFDTAAEINDYLGRFITAGLPIVVGEFGHNHSDGDPDEDTILATAQSRGIGYLGWSWSGNGGGVEYLDLVTNFSASALTSWGQRLFNGANGIKATSREATVYGGTQPTTPPTTPPTSPPTSPPTSPPTSPPAGRTCTATYAVTGSWGSGFQGAVTVTAGGTAITSWTVTWTWPSGQQFTNTWNASVTSSGSAITARNMPYNGSVPARGSTSWGFTAGSTGTNTAPTPACAAA; from the coding sequence GTGAGACGACGCAGACTGTTCGGCGGCCTGGCCGCCCTGGTGGTCGCGGTGACCGGCGTGGTCGCCGTCGCGGCGCAGCCGGCGCAGGCCGCCGCCGGCTTCACCGTCAGCGGCAGCCGCATCCTGGAGGCCAACGGCAACAACTTCGTGATGCGCGGGGTGAACCACGCGCACACCTGGTACCAGGACCGCACACCCCAGGCGCTGGCCGACATCAAGGCGCTCGGCGCCAACACGGTCCGCATCGTGCTCGGCAGCGGACAGCGCTGGGGACCGGACAACGCCGCGAACGTGTCCGCCGTGATCACCCAGTGCAAGGCGAACCGGCTGATCTGCGTGCTGGAGGCGCACGACACCACCGGGTACGGCGAGCAGAGCGGCGCCGCGACCCTCGCCCAGGCGGTCGACTACTGGATCAGCATCAAGAGCGCGCTCGCCGGGCAGGAGCGCTACGTCATCCTGAACATCGGCAACGAGCCGTACGGCAACACCAACGCGGCGGCGTGGGTCGCGGACACCAAGAACGCGATCACCCGGCTGCGTGCCGCCGGCTTCGAGCACTCGATCATGGTGGACGCGCCGAACTGGGGCCAGGACTGGCAATTCACGATGCGCGACAACGCCGCCTCGGTCTTCGCCACCGATCCGCAGCGCAACACGATCTTCTCGATCCACATGTACGGCGTCTTCGACACCGCCGCGGAGATCAACGACTACCTGGGCCGGTTCATCACGGCCGGGCTGCCGATCGTGGTCGGCGAGTTCGGCCACAACCACTCCGACGGCGACCCCGACGAGGACACCATCCTGGCCACCGCACAGTCGCGGGGCATCGGCTACCTCGGCTGGTCCTGGAGCGGCAACGGCGGCGGCGTCGAGTACCTGGACCTGGTCACGAACTTCTCCGCGAGCGCGCTGACCTCCTGGGGCCAGCGGCTGTTCAACGGCGCCAACGGCATCAAGGCGACCTCCCGCGAGGCGACCGTGTACGGCGGCACCCAGCCCACCACCCCGCCGACCACTCCCCCGACTTCGCCTCCGACCTCACCGCCCACCTCACCGCCGACCTCGCCGCCCGCCGGCCGGACCTGCACGGCCACCTACGCGGTGACCGGCTCCTGGGGCAGCGGCTTCCAGGGCGCGGTGACCGTCACCGCCGGCGGCACGGCGATCACCTCGTGGACCGTGACCTGGACCTGGCCCAGCGGCCAGCAGTTCACCAACACCTGGAACGCCTCGGTCACGTCGTCCGGCTCGGCCATCACGGCCCGCAACATGCCGTACAACGGCTCGGTGCCGGCCCGTGGCAGCACCAGCTGGGGCTTCACCGCCGGCTCGACCGGCACCAACACCGCGCCGACCCCGGCCTGCGCGGCCGCCTGA
- a CDS encoding tetratricopeptide repeat-containing diguanylate cyclase, whose amino-acid sequence MTTTHAPAYADRLAEELLNLENGDLPSHPPDVAAAQRVEREATLLDRADLVLRARLVGATAMLRDGETVAGGRIVHQVHREAAGLGDDYLLARCHRAMSIFFRQLGDNATGLEHAVQCMSHTSEDVPSPLRARHLMCLAVLLDETGSQEEAVRVFEEALVIAAANRDGRLAIKLLNNIAYSAYERGDLQAAEDIEQQLWATSESTGEPLTGTVLDTLARLAMLAGRHADVEAILAPVLADDAPPQLLDDGGDTIEEALLTAAEAQRELGDIARAQELLDRALLLCAEHDLAGQQARAREQQALVYAAAGRYQEAFEEYRRFHAETQVLTSAEQDARSRALQAVYEAEQARRATDEFRELAHRDALTGLHNRRHVDEELPAALEAVATAGPVSVALIDLDHFKRINDTLSHATGDVVLRRFAGLLTDAAPGDAVVARLGGEEFVVVLPGADEAAAWIAAERIRMAVAGHDWTPVTRELPVTCSIGITTVTGPGPTAGAVLAAADRNLYAAKRSGRDRVCGDRVSRP is encoded by the coding sequence GTGACCACCACACACGCGCCGGCCTACGCGGACCGCCTGGCCGAGGAGCTGCTGAACCTCGAGAACGGCGACCTGCCGTCCCACCCGCCGGACGTGGCCGCGGCGCAGCGCGTCGAGCGGGAGGCCACCCTCCTCGACCGCGCCGACCTCGTGCTGCGGGCCCGGCTCGTCGGCGCCACCGCCATGCTGCGCGACGGCGAGACGGTGGCCGGTGGGCGCATCGTGCACCAGGTACACCGCGAGGCCGCCGGGCTGGGCGACGACTATCTGCTGGCCCGCTGCCACCGCGCGATGTCGATCTTCTTCCGCCAGCTCGGCGACAACGCCACCGGGCTGGAACACGCCGTGCAGTGCATGTCGCACACCTCCGAGGACGTGCCGTCGCCGCTGCGTGCCCGGCACCTGATGTGCCTGGCCGTGCTGCTCGACGAGACGGGCTCGCAGGAGGAGGCCGTGCGCGTCTTCGAGGAGGCGCTGGTCATCGCGGCCGCCAACCGCGACGGGCGGCTGGCGATCAAGCTGCTCAACAACATCGCCTACTCCGCGTACGAGCGAGGCGACCTGCAGGCCGCGGAGGACATCGAGCAGCAGCTGTGGGCGACCTCCGAGAGCACCGGAGAGCCGCTGACCGGCACCGTCCTGGACACCCTCGCCCGGCTGGCCATGCTCGCCGGCCGGCACGCCGACGTGGAGGCCATCCTCGCGCCCGTCCTCGCCGACGACGCACCGCCGCAGCTGCTCGACGACGGCGGCGACACGATCGAGGAGGCCCTGCTCACCGCCGCCGAGGCCCAGCGCGAACTCGGCGACATCGCCCGCGCCCAGGAACTGCTGGACCGGGCCCTTCTGCTGTGCGCCGAGCACGACCTGGCCGGCCAGCAGGCCCGGGCCCGCGAGCAGCAGGCCCTCGTGTACGCCGCCGCCGGGCGCTACCAGGAGGCGTTCGAGGAGTACCGCCGCTTCCACGCCGAGACGCAGGTGCTCACCTCCGCGGAGCAGGACGCACGCTCCCGGGCGCTCCAGGCGGTGTACGAGGCCGAGCAGGCGCGCCGGGCCACCGACGAGTTCCGCGAGCTGGCGCACCGCGACGCGCTCACCGGCCTCCACAACCGGCGCCACGTCGACGAGGAGCTGCCGGCGGCGCTCGAGGCGGTCGCCACGGCCGGGCCGGTCTCGGTCGCGCTGATCGACCTGGACCACTTCAAGCGGATCAACGACACGCTGTCGCACGCGACCGGTGACGTGGTGCTGCGGCGCTTCGCCGGCCTGCTCACCGATGCCGCGCCCGGCGACGCCGTGGTCGCCCGGCTCGGCGGCGAGGAGTTCGTCGTCGTGCTGCCCGGGGCGGACGAGGCCGCGGCCTGGATCGCCGCGGAGCGAATCCGCATGGCCGTCGCCGGGCACGACTGGACGCCGGTCACCCGCGAGCTGCCGGTGACGTGCAGCATCGGCATCACGACCGTCACCGGACCCGGCCCGACCGCCGGCGCGGTGCTGGCCGCGGCCGACCGCAACCTCTACGCCGCCAAGCGCAGCGGCCGCGACCGGGTCTGCGGCGACCGGGTCAGCCGGCCGTGA
- a CDS encoding SigE family RNA polymerase sigma factor → MRDTDHERAFRRFFEQHHADLSRLAYLVTGDSGVADDLAADAFLEVWRHWERVEAADSPIAYARGILANLARQWIKRQTRERLGLLGLGLLRRDRAEPDTPAVLDVRAALRHLPLRRRECVVLRYAFDVPEREVAEILGISVGAVKSLTSRGAAQLSEYLKQLPVTTGGLSATA, encoded by the coding sequence GTGAGGGACACCGATCACGAGCGCGCCTTCCGGCGGTTCTTCGAGCAGCACCACGCGGACCTGTCGCGGCTCGCCTATCTGGTCACGGGCGACTCCGGCGTGGCCGACGACCTGGCGGCGGACGCGTTCCTGGAGGTGTGGCGGCACTGGGAGCGGGTCGAGGCCGCCGACAGCCCGATCGCGTACGCCCGCGGCATCCTGGCCAACCTGGCCCGCCAGTGGATCAAGCGGCAGACCCGGGAGCGGCTGGGCCTGCTCGGCCTCGGCCTGCTGCGCCGTGACCGGGCCGAGCCCGACACGCCCGCGGTCCTCGACGTCCGGGCGGCCCTGCGCCACCTGCCGCTGCGCCGCCGCGAGTGCGTGGTGCTGCGGTACGCGTTCGACGTGCCGGAGCGGGAGGTCGCCGAGATCCTCGGCATCTCCGTCGGCGCGGTGAAGAGCCTGACCTCGCGGGGCGCGGCCCAGCTGAGCGAGTACCTGAAGCAACTGCCAGTGACGACGGGAGGACTGAGTGCGACGGCTTGA
- a CDS encoding beta-galactosidase — MSPTPHRWLRRTDPAAAPRLEYGADYNPEQWPRSTWDDDVAAMRAAGVTVVSLAIFSWALLEPAEGEHDFGWLDEVMDMLHAGGIAVDLATATASPPPWLTAKHPEILPVDRHGATVWPGGRQHWRPTSPVFRAHALRLVRTMAGRYREHPALTAWHISNELGCHNVYDYSEDAAAAFRVWLRARYGDLAALNAAWGTAFWSQHYGDWQQILPPRQAATHPNPTQQLDFKRFSSDALKDYLRAERAVLRELTPDVPATTNFMVMGDQKAMDYADWAAEIDFVSNDHYVRRGPRALDELSFSANLTGHLAGGRPWFLMEHSTGAVNWQPVNVAKKPGELARDSLTHVAHGADAVCFFQWRQSAAGAEKYHSAMLPHAGRDTEVFRSVVALGDTLRRLAPVSGTARRPARAAIVFDWTSWWASEQDSHPTDRLRYRQEALDWYSAFLDLGVRADVVPVAADLSGYDLVVAPVLHVVPAALADRLRAYAHGGGHLVTTYFSGIVDEHDHVWLDGYPGPLRELLGIRVEEFAPLPDDERAELDNGLTGTLWTDRLTVTGADVEVLASYSDGGPAITRRPAGAGSAAYVSTRLGPDGLAPVLGELLVRAGIGSELPVALRGRVELAVRGDFWFLINRTAGPVELAGLDGEPLHGSAALLEPGGVAVLRRPE, encoded by the coding sequence GTGAGCCCCACACCACACCGCTGGCTGCGCCGGACCGACCCCGCGGCCGCGCCCCGGCTGGAGTACGGCGCGGACTACAACCCGGAGCAGTGGCCGCGCTCCACCTGGGACGACGACGTGGCGGCCATGCGGGCCGCCGGGGTCACCGTCGTCTCGCTCGCGATCTTCTCGTGGGCGCTCCTGGAGCCGGCCGAGGGCGAGCACGACTTCGGCTGGCTCGACGAGGTGATGGATATGCTGCACGCGGGCGGCATCGCGGTCGACCTGGCCACGGCGACGGCGTCCCCGCCGCCGTGGCTGACTGCGAAGCACCCCGAGATCCTGCCCGTCGACCGGCACGGCGCGACCGTGTGGCCGGGCGGCCGCCAGCACTGGCGGCCGACCTCGCCGGTCTTCCGCGCGCACGCGCTGCGCCTGGTACGCACGATGGCCGGGCGCTACCGCGAGCACCCGGCGCTGACCGCGTGGCACATCTCCAACGAGCTGGGCTGCCACAACGTCTACGACTACTCCGAGGACGCCGCCGCCGCGTTCCGCGTCTGGCTCAGGGCCCGCTACGGCGACCTGGCCGCGCTGAACGCGGCCTGGGGCACCGCGTTCTGGTCGCAGCACTACGGCGACTGGCAGCAGATCCTGCCGCCCCGGCAGGCGGCGACACACCCCAACCCGACCCAGCAGCTCGACTTCAAGCGCTTCTCCTCCGACGCGCTCAAGGACTACCTGCGCGCCGAGCGGGCGGTGCTGCGCGAGCTCACCCCGGACGTGCCGGCCACCACCAACTTCATGGTCATGGGCGACCAGAAGGCGATGGACTACGCGGACTGGGCGGCCGAGATCGACTTCGTCTCCAACGACCACTACGTGCGGCGCGGCCCGCGGGCCCTCGACGAGCTCTCCTTCTCGGCCAACCTCACCGGCCACCTCGCCGGCGGACGGCCGTGGTTCCTGATGGAGCACTCCACCGGCGCGGTGAACTGGCAGCCGGTCAACGTGGCGAAGAAGCCCGGCGAGCTGGCCCGCGACTCGCTGACCCACGTGGCGCACGGCGCGGACGCGGTCTGCTTCTTCCAGTGGCGCCAGTCCGCGGCCGGCGCCGAGAAGTACCACTCGGCGATGCTGCCGCACGCCGGGCGCGACACAGAGGTGTTCCGGTCGGTGGTCGCGCTCGGCGACACGCTGCGGCGGCTGGCCCCGGTCTCGGGTACGGCGCGGCGCCCGGCCCGGGCGGCGATCGTCTTCGACTGGACGTCGTGGTGGGCCAGCGAGCAGGACTCGCACCCGACCGACCGGCTGCGCTACCGCCAGGAGGCCCTCGACTGGTACTCGGCCTTCCTCGACCTGGGCGTACGCGCGGACGTGGTGCCCGTCGCGGCCGACCTGTCCGGTTACGACCTGGTGGTCGCGCCGGTGCTGCACGTCGTCCCGGCCGCGCTCGCCGACCGGCTGCGGGCGTACGCGCACGGCGGCGGGCACCTGGTGACCACCTACTTCTCCGGCATCGTCGACGAGCACGACCACGTCTGGCTCGACGGCTACCCGGGGCCGCTGCGCGAGCTGCTCGGCATCCGCGTCGAGGAGTTCGCGCCGCTGCCCGACGACGAGCGGGCCGAGCTCGACAACGGCCTGACCGGCACCCTCTGGACCGACCGGCTCACGGTCACCGGCGCGGACGTCGAGGTGCTGGCCTCGTACTCCGACGGTGGCCCGGCCATCACCCGCCGGCCGGCCGGTGCGGGCTCGGCCGCGTACGTCTCGACCCGGCTCGGGCCGGACGGCCTGGCGCCGGTGCTCGGCGAGCTGTTGGTCCGCGCCGGGATCGGCAGCGAGCTCCCGGTCGCGCTGCGCGGCCGGGTGGAGCTCGCGGTCCGTGGTGACTTCTGGTTCCTGATCAACCGCACGGCCGGGCCGGTCGAGCTGGCCGGCCTGGACGGCGAGCCGCTGCACGGCTCGGCGGCGCTGCTCGAGCCCGGGGGAGTGGCGGTCCTGCGCCGCCCGGAGTGA
- a CDS encoding ABC transporter substrate-binding protein, whose amino-acid sequence MPTLTRRRLIAAAAAAATVLALSACGDDDKADGGTSGAVSDADVQAALEKGGTLTVWAWEPTLKQVVEKFQQANPKVKINLVNAGTGNDQYTALQNAIAAGSGVPDVAQLEYYALPQFALAKSVTDLGRFSAGSLKDTFTPGPWTSVHSGDGIFGLPMDSGPMALFYNKEVFDKHGIAVPATWAEYLDAARKLHRADPKAYITSDTGDAGFTTSMIWQAGGKPYKVDGTNVTIDFSDPGATEFVNVWQTLISEKLLAPIAGWSDQWFQGISNGSIATLPTGAWMPANFTSSAPSGAGKWRVAPLPQWQAGAKASAENGGSSLAIPEKAADKTLAYAFLKYAAVGDGVQIRVDNGAFPATTAQLTSPAFLGDEFEYFGGQKANEIFAQSAQAVVPGWTYLPFQVYANSVFNDTVGKAYVSPTTLADGLKAWQDQSAKYGTEQGFTVK is encoded by the coding sequence ATGCCCACTCTCACCCGGCGGCGCCTGATAGCGGCAGCCGCGGCCGCAGCGACCGTCCTGGCCCTCTCCGCCTGCGGCGACGACGACAAGGCCGACGGCGGCACTTCCGGCGCGGTCTCCGACGCCGACGTGCAGGCCGCCCTGGAGAAGGGCGGCACCCTGACGGTGTGGGCCTGGGAGCCCACGCTCAAGCAGGTCGTCGAGAAGTTCCAGCAGGCCAACCCCAAGGTCAAAATCAACCTCGTCAACGCCGGTACGGGCAACGACCAGTACACCGCGCTCCAGAACGCGATCGCGGCCGGCTCGGGCGTCCCCGACGTCGCCCAGCTCGAGTACTACGCGCTGCCGCAGTTCGCGCTCGCCAAGTCGGTCACCGACCTGGGCAGGTTCTCGGCCGGGTCGCTCAAGGACACGTTCACCCCCGGCCCGTGGACCTCGGTGCACAGCGGCGACGGCATCTTCGGCCTGCCGATGGACTCCGGCCCGATGGCGCTGTTCTACAACAAGGAGGTCTTCGACAAGCACGGCATCGCGGTGCCGGCGACCTGGGCCGAGTACCTGGACGCCGCCCGCAAGCTGCACCGGGCCGACCCGAAGGCGTACATCACCAGCGACACCGGCGACGCCGGCTTCACCACCAGCATGATCTGGCAGGCCGGCGGCAAGCCGTACAAGGTCGACGGCACCAACGTCACGATCGACTTCTCGGACCCGGGCGCGACCGAGTTCGTGAACGTCTGGCAGACGCTGATCAGCGAGAAGCTGCTGGCGCCGATCGCGGGCTGGAGCGACCAGTGGTTCCAGGGCATCAGCAACGGCTCGATCGCCACCCTGCCCACGGGCGCCTGGATGCCGGCGAACTTCACCTCGAGCGCGCCGAGCGGCGCGGGCAAGTGGCGGGTCGCACCGCTGCCGCAGTGGCAGGCCGGCGCCAAGGCGAGCGCGGAGAACGGCGGCAGCTCACTCGCCATCCCGGAGAAGGCCGCCGACAAGACCCTGGCGTACGCCTTCCTCAAGTACGCCGCCGTCGGTGACGGCGTGCAGATCCGGGTCGACAACGGCGCGTTCCCGGCGACCACCGCGCAGCTGACGTCCCCGGCGTTCCTCGGCGACGAGTTCGAGTACTTCGGCGGCCAGAAGGCCAACGAGATCTTCGCCCAGTCCGCGCAGGCGGTGGTGCCAGGCTGGACGTACCTGCCGTTCCAGGTGTACGCCAACAGCGTCTTCAACGACACCGTCGGCAAGGCGTACGTGTCGCCGACGACCCTCGCCGACGGCCTCAAGGCGTGGCAGGACCAGTCCGCCAAGTACGGCACCGAGCAGGGCTTCACCGTCAAGTGA
- a CDS encoding carbohydrate ABC transporter permease — protein sequence MTRRRRSPVLTALTGIVLIYSLIPLAWLVINATKTQDGLFTSFGLWFDDGRFALWENIRLTLTYDDGIFLRWLGNTVLYVVAGAGGATFLAVLAGYGLAKFDFPGRRAVFVTVIGAVAVPGTALAVPTFLMFSRLGLTNTPWSVIIPSLITPFGLYLMWTFAAEAIPDEIIEAARVDGASEARTFFTICVPMLAPGIVTVLLFSMVATWNNYFLPLIMLKDPDWYPLTVGLNAWNGQATTAGGTAVFHLVITGSLLTILPLLAAFLLLQRYWQSGLAAGSVKQ from the coding sequence GTGACCCGGCGCCGCCGCAGCCCGGTGCTGACCGCGCTCACCGGGATCGTGCTGATCTACAGCCTGATCCCGCTGGCCTGGCTGGTCATCAACGCCACGAAGACCCAGGACGGGCTGTTCACCTCGTTCGGCCTCTGGTTCGACGACGGGCGCTTCGCGCTCTGGGAGAACATCCGCCTGACGCTCACCTACGACGACGGCATCTTCCTGCGCTGGCTCGGCAACACCGTGCTGTACGTGGTGGCCGGCGCCGGCGGCGCGACGTTCCTCGCCGTGCTCGCCGGCTACGGGCTGGCCAAGTTCGACTTCCCCGGCCGCCGCGCGGTCTTCGTCACCGTCATCGGCGCGGTCGCCGTGCCCGGCACCGCGCTCGCCGTGCCGACGTTCCTGATGTTCAGCCGGCTGGGCCTGACCAACACGCCGTGGTCGGTCATCATCCCGTCGCTGATCACGCCGTTCGGGCTCTACCTGATGTGGACCTTCGCGGCCGAGGCGATCCCGGACGAGATCATCGAGGCCGCGCGGGTCGACGGGGCGAGCGAGGCGCGAACCTTCTTCACCATCTGCGTGCCGATGCTCGCGCCGGGCATCGTCACGGTCCTGCTCTTCAGCATGGTCGCGACCTGGAACAACTACTTCCTTCCGCTGATCATGCTGAAGGACCCGGACTGGTACCCGCTCACCGTCGGGCTCAACGCCTGGAACGGGCAGGCCACCACCGCTGGCGGCACCGCCGTCTTCCACCTCGTCATCACCGGATCGCTCCTGACGATCCTCCCGCTGCTCGCCGCGTTCCTGCTGCTACAGCGGTACTGGCAGTCCGGCCTCGCCGCCGGCAGCGTCAAGCAATAG